In Puntigrus tetrazona isolate hp1 chromosome 7, ASM1883169v1, whole genome shotgun sequence, the following are encoded in one genomic region:
- the sod3a gene encoding extracellular superoxide dismutase, translating into MALNGNMGKIILKVPLMLLALHIQSGEFSDSPALVIVEAPKPEVVEFNGTIYATCEVAPVPDLPASQPQISGQVLFKQVFPNGTLEAKINLRGLPADDRQVRAIHIHQYGDLSQGCVTVGPHYNPRAVDHPAHPGDLGNFVSEQGAIRRFLKLPEAKLFGAQSVLGRAVVVHEKEDDLGMGSDEESRRSGNAGKRIAGCVIGIATPSLWRKTEGLPGEEELKQKK; encoded by the exons ATG GCTTTAAACGGCAACATGGGGAAAATCATCCTAAAAGTCCCTCTGATGTTGCTGGCGCTGCACATACAAAGCGGAGAGTTTTCCGACAGCCCCGCTCTTGTGATCGTCGAAGCTCCGAAGCCAGAAGTGGTAGAGTTCAACGGCACAATCTACGCCACTTGTGAAGTCGCTCCGGTCCCTGATTTGCCGGCCAGCCAGCCGCAGATCTCTGGGCAGGTGCTCTTCAAGCAGGTCTTTCCCAACGGGACTCTAGAAGCGAAAATCAACCTCCGTGGTTTGCCCGCTGACGATCGGCAAGTGCGGGCCATCCACATCCACCAGTATGGAGACCTCAGTCAGGGATGCGTCACTGTTGGTCCTCATTACAATCCGCGGGCCGTTGACCACCCCGCTCACCCCGGAGACCTGGGCAACTTTGTTTCCGAGCAAGGAGCTATAAGGAGGTTTCTGAAGCTTCCCGAGGCCAAGCTGTTTGGGGCTCAGTCCGTCCTGGGACGCGCCGTGGTGGTCCACGAGAAGGAGGACGACCTGGGAATGGGGTCAGACGAGGAGAGCAGACGCAGCGGGAATGCTGGGAAGAGAATCGCCGGCTGTGTGATTGGCATCGCTACTCCAAGTCTGTGGAGGAAGACTGAAGGGCTCCCCGGGGAAGAGGAGCTGAAGCAGAAGAAATAA